One Notolabrus celidotus isolate fNotCel1 chromosome 18, fNotCel1.pri, whole genome shotgun sequence DNA window includes the following coding sequences:
- the rsph1 gene encoding radial spoke head 1 homolog isoform X2 — protein MSDIGSDDFDDEQNKLGEYEGDRNEAGERHGDGKAVLPNGDVYQGQYKSGQRHGEGTYRFKNGARYVGGYYQNMKHGEGTFYYPDGSKYEGSWVEDLRHGHGIYTYPNKDTYDGEWMHHMRHGQGVYHHHETGSKYTGSWVNGKMESSGEYIHSNHRYKGNFANSSPWGPGRYVFDIGCEQHGEYHQTEQDRAEGAFGELASTAVLTWVPKCITSLTPWTPDRDSAGEKYTPPAEESTES, from the exons ATGTCTGATATCGGATCTGATGACTTTGATGATGAACAGAACAAACTCGGG GAGTAtgaaggagacagaaatgaagcCGGAGAGAGACACGGAGACGGTAAAGCTGTCCTTCCTAATGGAGACGTGTATCAGGGGCAGTATAAGAGCGGACAGAGACACGGGGAG GGGACATATCGCTTCAAAAACGGGGCAAGATATGTGGGAGGTTATTACCAGAACATGAAACATGGAGAGGGCACCTTCTACTACCCAGACGGGTCTAAATATGAAG GATCGTGGGTGGAGGACCTGAGGCACGGTCACGGAATCTACACTTACCCCAACAAAGACACGTATGATGGAGAGTGGATGCACCACATGAG ACATGGTCAGGGTGTTTACCACCATCACGAAACTGGCTCCAAGTACACAGGATCATGGGTTAACGGCAAGATGGAGTCATCCGGAGAGTACATCCACTCCAACCACAGATACAAGGGGAACTTTGCAAACAGCTCC ccgtGGGGCCCGGGGAGGTATGTGTTTGACATCGGCTGTGAGCAGCATGGAGAATAccaccaaacagagcag GACCGAGCTGAGGGCGCATTTGGCGAGTTGGCCTCCACCGCCGTCCTCACGTGGGTTCCAAAGTGCATCACCAGCCTGACGCCGTGGACTCCagacagagactctgcag GTGAGAAGTACACACCTCCAGCAGAGGAGAGCACAGAGAGCTGA
- the rsph1 gene encoding radial spoke head 1 homolog isoform X1, with protein sequence MSDIGSDDFDDEQNKLGEYEGDRNEAGERHGDGKAVLPNGDVYQGQYKSGQRHGEGTYRFKNGARYVGGYYQNMKHGEGTFYYPDGSKYEGSWVEDLRHGHGIYTYPNKDTYDGEWMHHMRHGQGVYHHHETGSKYTGSWVNGKMESSGEYIHSNHRYKGNFANSSPWGPGRYVFDIGCEQHGEYHQTEQDRAEGAFGELASTAVLTWVPKCITSLTPWTPDRDSAVGEKYTPPAEESTES encoded by the exons ATGTCTGATATCGGATCTGATGACTTTGATGATGAACAGAACAAACTCGGG GAGTAtgaaggagacagaaatgaagcCGGAGAGAGACACGGAGACGGTAAAGCTGTCCTTCCTAATGGAGACGTGTATCAGGGGCAGTATAAGAGCGGACAGAGACACGGGGAG GGGACATATCGCTTCAAAAACGGGGCAAGATATGTGGGAGGTTATTACCAGAACATGAAACATGGAGAGGGCACCTTCTACTACCCAGACGGGTCTAAATATGAAG GATCGTGGGTGGAGGACCTGAGGCACGGTCACGGAATCTACACTTACCCCAACAAAGACACGTATGATGGAGAGTGGATGCACCACATGAG ACATGGTCAGGGTGTTTACCACCATCACGAAACTGGCTCCAAGTACACAGGATCATGGGTTAACGGCAAGATGGAGTCATCCGGAGAGTACATCCACTCCAACCACAGATACAAGGGGAACTTTGCAAACAGCTCC ccgtGGGGCCCGGGGAGGTATGTGTTTGACATCGGCTGTGAGCAGCATGGAGAATAccaccaaacagagcag GACCGAGCTGAGGGCGCATTTGGCGAGTTGGCCTCCACCGCCGTCCTCACGTGGGTTCCAAAGTGCATCACCAGCCTGACGCCGTGGACTCCagacagagactctgcag TAGGTGAGAAGTACACACCTCCAGCAGAGGAGAGCACAGAGAGCTGA